The following proteins are co-located in the Arctopsyche grandis isolate Sample6627 chromosome 3, ASM5162203v2, whole genome shotgun sequence genome:
- the LOC143909331 gene encoding histone H4 — MTGRGKGGKGLGKGGAKRHRKVLRDNIQGITKPAIRRLARRGGVKRISGLIYEETRGVLKVFLENVIRDAVTYTEHAKRKTVTAMDVVYALKRQGRTLYGFGG; from the coding sequence ATGACCGGTCGCGGAAAGGGAGGAAAGGGATTGGGAAAAGGGGGCGCTAAGCGTCACAGGAAGGTGTTGCGAGACAACATCCAGGGCATCACCAAACCTGCCATCAGACGTCTCGCTCGTCGTGGAGGAGTCAAGCGTATCTCGGGTCTGATCTACGAGGAGACCAGAGGCGTCCTCAAGGTGTTCCTGGAAAACGTGATCAGGGATGCCGTCACCTACACCGAGCACGCCAAGCGCAAGACCGTCACTGCCATGGACGTGGTCTACGCTCTCAAGAGACAAGGACGCACCCTCTACGGATTCGGTGGttaa
- the LOC143909330 gene encoding histone H4, which produces MTGRGKGGKGLGKGGAKRHRKVLRDNIQGITKPAIRRLARRGGVKRISGLIYEETRGVLKVFLENVIRDAVTYTEHAKRKTVTAMDVVYALKRQGRTLYGFGG; this is translated from the coding sequence ATGACTGGTCGCGGAAAGGGAGGAAAGGGGTTGGGAAAAGGGGGCGCTAAGCGTCATAGGAAGGTGTTGCGAGACAACATTCAGGGCATCACCAAACCTGCCATCAGACGTCTCGCTCGTCGTGGAGGAGTCAAGCGTATCTCGGGTCTGATCTACGAGGAGACCAGAGGCGTCCTGAAGGTGTTCCTGGAAAACGTGATCAGGGATGCCGTCACCTACACCGAGCACGCCAAGCGCAAGACCGTCACTGCCATGGACGTGGTCTACGCCCTCAAGAGACAAGGACGCACCCTCTACGGATTCGGCGGTTAA